A window of Chiloscyllium plagiosum isolate BGI_BamShark_2017 chromosome 2, ASM401019v2, whole genome shotgun sequence genomic DNA:
ATAATGCAGGAGTAGTACCTGTTGTACCTGTGCCTCTGCCAACAGTCTTGTCACCTGTTTCAGAGAATCCAACTGTGCATGCCAGTAGCCACAATGCCTTGAATTTAGTTAGTGGACCTGTTGGTGGATTATCTAGTGAAAGTGCAGTCCAGAATAAGGTAACGGTTACTCAAGCACCATCATTGCAATTCTCACTTGATACTGTAAGTGGCAAGCAGTTATTTTTAACACCACCTGAATGTAATAAGTCAGGAGGTAGCACATTCCTGACTGGAACTACAATGCCGAAATTTCTGTTGGTTCCAAATCCTCCTGCTACACTTTGTGGCACAAGTCAAGTCAGCATGGCACCCACAAATGCTCAGCCTCAAAAGTTAGTCTTCATGAGTCCATCTGTGTCttcaatgtcctcatcctccAACTTAGTATTAACCAAACCACCCCAACAACAACCTGCAACGCCTTTAAACACAACACAAATGCCAGTGAAAAATTCAGATCCTTATCAGGTGGTGCTGGTACCTTATACTGGGGAAACACCAATTAAAGGCAATCCACTGCCCAGCTCATTTCaaatgaaagaagttaaaaagggAAACCTTATAAGAAACAGCATCCAGAAAGTTCCAGGAATCAGTATTCTGCCGACTGCAAAAGTAGGAGAGGGATTATCTATGAAGAATGCTGTATTACCAACAAGTTGTGTTAGTACTTCAGCAAGTCCTTCAGTTGTGGTGGGAAATCAGAGCTCTCCACCTTTCAGGAATTCTACAGGAATCAAAATGTGTGTTCAAAATGCATATACAGTAGCAACAGCAGCTACAGGTACAACTCTGCCAACGCCAACTTTTACAACATTTGGTTCTCTTCCCACTGCTATGCTTAAAGGAAGTGATAATATCTCTGGATCTAATCAAGGGGTGTTAGCAACTAGACTTCCTGTTGCCATTTCAACAGTGAAGGCAGAACACCTTGCATCCTCAATGCTTCTTGCATCTCCACAGCCAAAGATGTCACATCAGTCATTGACTTCTCTTCCCTTGCCAATTACAGCTCCTTTACCAAACCCAAACACAGTCAATTCAAAGTTGGTACCAACAAACACTCAACCAATAAGTACAGCATTTTCCCCACAAATTGCACATTTTTCAAAGGATAGTTCTCAAACAGTCATTCGTTTTCCAAATCCAAACACAATTCCATCACCAACTAATACAAGTACTGTTCCAAGGTCAGCAGCTGTGCAAGCAGCTACTCGGCTGAGTGCATCAACTGTTGGTAACGTGTTTGCTGCTTCTTTGGGTCTTAGCTTGGCCCATCAAACGACAGTACAGAGTTTAACAAAACATCCAGTCGGTCCTAAAACAGTTATGGCATCTACTTCACTAATACAGTCTGTAGCAACTGTGCCATCTTCTATCAGCAAAGTTTCTGAATCATTAAATGAATCTTGTGTACGGCAGAGAATAGTTATCAACACAAGTACACCTTTAGCACCAGGGACTCAAATAGTTATTAACAATCATCGATTTGTAGTTCCACCTCAAGGTCTTGGATCTGGTAGCCATGTCCTGCTGATTTCCAATACACTGAAACCAAGTAATTCTCGAGCAGTAAGTTTAAGCCCTGGATCTCATACGGGAACTGATGTTACATCTGCAAGTCAAAAGACAACGATAGTATCTGCTTTAACCCATCATTGTCAATCCTTTCCATCTCCTTATGTTTCACCTGAGAAGCTGCTTCAAACGCTGTGTGTTCAGAGTGCTGCACAAACAATGACTGCTGTCTCCAGACCTGTCCAACTTACATCTGGATCAACACCGATACATGGCCCTACTGCAAGACCTTCACTTCAGAATGCAGTATGCAAATTCCAAGTCCCTACAAGCCAGAGTGCCCTAGGTCTTCCAGTAGACACTTCTTTCAATAAGTTATTGGTCAGCCCAGAAGGGGCTGTTTTAAATGCTATTAACACTGTGGTTAATCCTGTTACAAAAGTGGCATCAAAGTCCTCTCTAACTCATGTTTTGGGAAGTTCAAGTGCAAGTCCTGCTGTAGTCTTTCCATCAGTTAAGGCATCAGAAGTACTCGATCCTACTAGAACTGTTTCTGCATCTTCTAGTCTATAAACTACAACTGTATGTCCAAATAACTGAGATTATGAGAACCATCAGTACAATTGAAATCATTCTCTAATTATATTTTGGTTTTGGAGAAGGCACAACTTATTAACAGTAACTAAGATGTTTTGAGAGGCACAAGTATTTATTTAGTCTGCAAAGCTGTTTTCCCTGTGTTTTACCTGTGAAATCTGTGTATTTCAATGTACaaaaacattgttaaaaattGTAAGACAGCAAATTTGAATGACCTTGTAAATTTTCCTGGTTTATAATTTTAACTAAAGCATAGCAATTTTAGTGATTGCTTACTGTGCACTCAAAAGCTTCTTGCACACAAGCAGTACAACCTGTTATCAATGTCCATATCTTTggtgtgctgcaatgttccaCTTTTAAGTGTGATTTTTTTAAGAAGTGCAGTCAAAAAAACCCCACATGACTTGTTTATATGCTATTGCTTCCTTTTTAAGTATTTAATATAGAAACTTCAGTCTGTTGTACAGTTGTAAATACTTTTGAACTCAAGTTGTACTAAAGTGAATGTATAAAAGAATTTTGCTAATTTATTTGTTTCTTGTTTATATAATGTATAGGTTTTTAAGCTGTTTAGTAGCTTTTACGGACCAGTGTTTAGAAAAATGCAGTCAAATCTGCATGATTAAAAATGTGTGCAATTGTTACTTCCGATCTTATGTTTTTATTTGAATTAAGTTCCCTCTTCAATTATAATTCTGTTAATCCAATTCCAAATCTCCACTAGTAATGCCTAGCTCAGAATTTGACTAAGTAGTTTAGGTTCTGTATTTCTTAACTGCATTGCAGTTGGATATTTGAGGGGAATGatgtcctgtaaagctgtgcattttgtttttgttctgccATTTTTATAATCTCTTGTGAAACTACTCTACACCGAGTTACCATATTCAGGCAATTATGGGGCTGTGAATAATGACAGGGAAAGAAAGTGCTGGTGTAAGAAAGTGGGTGTTCCAGCCATTTACAATTCTAAATCATACATTGGACCTATGTTATAAACTTATGTGTTATAAACACATAGGTTTATAACCTATTCAAGGAGATTTTCTATTGATAGTATGATGTGACAAATGCTATTGTAAGAATAACtccatgttctctatattatggaCATTACTCTCTTCTGATACATTgtaaagaaaataactttttgtcctgatttataaataattttcaaaattaacCTTTTATCTCCATATGTTCTTACATAAGATTAGGTTTTTGCAAACCAGTATCACACCTTTTAATGAAATTCTTGTCTTCGTACAAAATTATTTAGCTTCCTAAAACAGAAATCAAAGCGTGAGCATGCATTTATGACCCATCAATTTAACCTCGCTTGGCAAAAAGATAATTCTCTCACTGCATTGCTTTATCTAaaactgctcttgtattcaatcaCTCAGGAAACAGAGTCCCAAAGTTTTTAATTTTGAGTAGATAATCCTATCTGTGAATAAATATGCACAAGGTGTTAGCATGTTATATAGGGATGATAAAATTTCTTCATGGATTTTTTTGCTTAAAATTTTAGGACTTTACTAAATAAActtaaaatgattaatttatgACTATGTAACATGATGTAGGGGATTGTATTTCCTACATGTTCTGTTCTTGATGGACCCTGTCCTGGCAAAATTTGAGTCTCAGATTTTTATTGTGGCCGTTTCTTTCGCCCATTAGTAACAGTATTATCCTACAACAATTTGCATGCTTCAACTTGGCATTAGTTTGACTTAATACtgcttcagggagaaagtgaggtctgcagatgctggagatcagagctgaaaatgtgttgctggaaaagcgcagcaggtcaggcagcatccagggatgctgaaaaagcccttcttcattcctgaagaagggcttacgcccgaaacgtcgattctcctgttccctggatgctgcctgacctgctgcgcttttccagcaacacattttcagcccttaatACTGCTTCAGGCTGGTTTTGAAACACTATGTTTCATTTGTCTTCAAAGAGTCTCGTAAATTTATTTtttgaaggaattttttttttaaatgaagagaactgcttgtattttttttcttcaatgtcAAATTACAGTTGATGCGTTTGTCAATGCCTATTCTACTAAGTTGAATTTCCTGGTACATGAATTATAAAAGTATGCAGTTAGAGCAAGTGATTAAGAATGAAATTGTAATGCTCATTTACTATAAGTAATATTGACTACAAAAGGAAGGAGACATTGCTCCAGCTGCCAATGAGATTGTATCTGAGTACAGTTTTGGTattcttatttgagaaaggatataattgcatCATCAGTTCAAAGATGATACATTCAGATGATTTTTCGTGGTAAAATGTGTATCATCCATATCAGGGCTTCTCAAAGTGGAGATTCTGGGTCTCAAATGGAGTTACGAACTGGAACTTTAAGAGCTTTTAAGGCCATGATAGTTGCCCCCATTTCCCTACTTCCCTGACTATTAAGTCTTTTCTGCTCTGACTGCTGAATAAGGAGTTGCTACAGTTTGCAAAATAAATAATGGGGTCACTGGGACAATGTTTAAGAGGTACTAATTTACACAATGCACTGCTACAACTTGACAAGGCCCCTCTGATAGAATCTTCCAAACCAATGAACTGAAGGGTAAGGGCAGAAGTACAGGCATACCACTTATCTGCTATATTCTGCTGAGTCAGTCATTCAAAATATATCGCTATTCCATTATTGTACTTGGCTGAAAATCCTGGAACAACCTAAAATCACTCTGATTCACACAACAAAGGCTGCAGTGGTCCAAACATGTCTCTTGAGCCTTCCCACTGCTCTCAGAAATTTAAGGATGCCAAtttaatgctggccttgccagtgatgcccacatctcatgaataaatgtaaaaaaaacgGTCAATTTACTGTCCCACTAACATATCTGCAAACTCAGATATAAACTCTATACTTCCATTCTCATGAAGATTCCTGAGAATATGGAAATAGTGGGCCAGTCAGTCCCTTTAGCCTATCTTGGTTAGTCTGTCATCTAACTCCATAAATCTGCCTTTGATCCCTATTCCTTAATATCTTGGCTTGACAAACATTTATCTAGCTCAGATTTaagattaacaactgatccaacatTCATTCATGATATCTACCATCCTTTTTGTGTAATAGTGCTTCCTAATATTATTCCTAACCAGTAGGTCCTAATTCTAGAACAGCTGATCAACAAAAAtagtttatctaccctgtcttttatTCATAACATCTTAAAGCCTTCAATCAAATCATCCTGAATCTTCTAAATTCTGAAGAAAACTGACTTAATTTGAATAATCTCTTATATATGTACTTTAGGGATTAAGTTATTTTTGTAAACGAATTTTGTATTCCCTCCAGGCCAATatttccttcctaaggtgtggtgcccaaactgttcacagcaCTCCAAGTGgcgtctaaccagggttttgtgtaACTTCTAAATCTTTATACTCCAATCCTCCAGATGTAAAGGCTACAATTTTAttagttttcttgattattttctgcacttatttgtggcattttaaagatctgtgcaCCTGCGCCCCAAATTCTTTGGACATCTActttatttaacttcataccatctagaaaggaCCCTTATCTGTGCTGCTTCAgcccaaaatggataaccacatacttgccttcatcaaacttcatctgtcacagttttgcccattcacttattcaatcaatttcccttttgtaatTTTATGGGGACCACATTGCATCCTGCCAATCAAAGCATGTGTGCACTTTTGTCTATCTCTGATCTTCTAAGCAATTTTCAGTGTGTTGCAAGATTACTTACAATTGTTTTTACGTAGGTTTTTGCTGTTCTCTTCTCTACTTCATCACTTTTTTTCAGCTCAGAGAGTTAACATCCATAGATAGTACCTCACCAATCATGTTTGTGACCTGTTCAAGAATATTTAACTAGGTTAATCAGACATGACTTGCCCTCTCAAGTTTAGGCTGGTATTGATCACCTCATTTCTTCAAGTATCAGTCACTCTGTCTCTCATGCCAGATCCTATATACTTCCCTACAACTAATATTAGACTAGATAATTGTAATGACCAAATTTCTGTCCTACTGTTTTTAGATAGTACAGGGGGGTAAAGAAGTTTTGTAATAAATGTGCAAAGTCTTTGCTAATGGCTTTCTATTATTCAATGCTAAATGTATTACAAGATGGACCTGGGTTGTCTGGGGATGAGGTGAGCAGAGAAAAGGAAAttaactgatttttgttttactttacgTTCCCCGTTGGCAGCACATTTGGGAGTGCAGTGGTTGCAGCTGGTGGTTTGCTACTTGAACATGTTGTATGTTGACCATGCTGGCCAAAACAGCCCCTCAATAATGTGGAGCTTCCCTATAATTTCCTCACTTAATTATCTTATGTTAggtaaaatacaataaaatatttaatgaatgaaCTGATAGCTAAAAAGCAAAATGAAATTCCATAGCTTCACTCAATAACCAACTCCCCATAATTTTCATGGGACTTGATGCAGAAACCCATTTAAGGTGAATCTTGCTTGTCGACCTTTTTAAATTTTACTGGAAGGGAATTTAATATAATAACAGCATTTGTTCtattatttaaatttttttgAAACAAAGTTGACCTCTTGAACAACTCCCCAAAATCAAATTCTGATTGTAAACCCACAGTTTGCTTTCCATCTTAAAGAATGCCAAGCTTCTGATCACTAGTTGTAATTCACATAATAACATATATCTAATGTGTATGATTCCTGTGTAGTTCAGTTAGTAAAAGTTCaaacattttaataaatatcGGGCTTTTGTCTGGTGAAATTTTTAAAGGGCCTTGCTAAATGcaattcaaattttaaacaaGTTACTTAATTTCAGTTTATTTAATGCAAAAATCATTATTGAGCAACTaatgtgaaatgaaaacaaagattaCATTGCTGTGTAACCAAGCTTGGGATAATAACTCATCAGAAGCACTGGATTAATAACAATTTAAAGGGAATATTCTGGTGGAAGTTGTCCTGAAGCATTTTTCTCGTATGGAGGAGGAGCATTTGGAATCTGTTAAGAGAAGATAATCACAATTAGTTTTTTTTACGCTAATTTGCATGTTAATCTGATAGATTAAATCAACAGGAATTGATGGATGATTTATGACATTCACAACAGGCTTAACATTTTTTTGTACAGGTATTTGGGAGCAAAGTAATCTTTAATTAAAGTATTGAAAAGTATGAAGGCACTTCAATTTAGTCTGTAGGAACCTTTAGGAAGCCCTTCTGCACACTGTGGTAGAGATTTGGATCACTCTTCCACAAATAacagttgatgctagatcagttaattttaaatctgagatgaacTTTTGTTaatcaaagatattaagggatatgaggttgtctgcagatcagccatgatgtcattgagaGATCTACTTCTGTTCTGATTGGTTTAGCGCACATTGCTTTTGAATTTGTTATTCAGAGCGATCATATTTTAACACTAGGTGTTAAAATTCAGTCTTTTTGATTACACAAAATGCCACCTCTTCAGTTTTCCAGAAGAGCCAAAATTGTAAGTCATGTAGTGCAAACTTCCAAGTCTGAAAGGAATTAGATAAGTTTTTTGGGGGAAAAAGTCTTACCAGATTTGAATTCGTGAAATCATTCAATGATGCTTTATTCTCCAGTGGggttccttcttcactgtcatggTATCTTGCCATCAAAGAACCCATAACCGCATTAGACAAGTGTCGGTTCTGAAATTAGATGGTTATTAACGAGTACAGCTTGAAGAGTGAAATCCCAATCATACAATATCAAATAGACAATGCAGCACATAACTAAATGAATTAACTGGGATGTGGTttttcaattcccacatttgagatTTGTTTGCTTCTAAATATTTACCTGATTTAGCTGATTTGTTGCCTTGCTATAAAACATTCAGGGAATTATAATGCAATTCGTGTTAATCTCTCCTATATGCAATTGCTAATTCAAGTAAAATCAAAACTGCAAAATCCATGCACAAGACTGAACAAAGATCCAGAATAATGTCCATAAACTAATGGGATTTGGCATTGCTGAAATCTTGAGACTAAAACCACACGAGGTCTGACCTAACCACGAAACAATTAAAAATCagacattatacttcatttgtgGAGGGCATACTATTCCCCTGTAAATTGTCTTGACAATATACACAGCACCTTCAAGTTGAATACAACTGCAGTCAAATAGCCTTTTTTTAGGTTACCTGGAGAATTAAGTATCCATTACGTTTCTTGTAGTACCAGCATCCAATTATCAATAGAAATACAAGAATTATAACCAGAAGAACAATGCCAATAATcctgaaagggggggggggggggggaagaaaaagaGAACTATCAGTTCAAGTATCGTATTAAGGTTCTCTCCCTTTTCTCTAATGCCAAATGCAATCTTTTCATTTCTTGTTTTCCAAAAAGTATATCTCTTAGcagtgattatttggaaaagttaATGTAGGCTTTTCAGTTTTTACAATTTCCTAGATTGTGCAACCCTTCACTAAAccaattaaatcatggctgaccctGCATATTAACCCATCAACGTATGTTCTGTCACCTTTGTCAATGGTTTCAAAATTGTGGTTTTGGACTCTATTCAGTTTTGGACCCaaattgttaactctgctttctctccacagatgctgccagacttgctgagtttttccagcaattgctctctttggttctgatttccaacatccaaagttctttggtttttttgttGTTTAGTGATGCACTCATGTTTCTGGTCTGTAGAAGCTGAGATGCACGGAGAAGATTTTTTTGAAGACCTGAGTAAACCTGAGATGGAGGACAGTGAGGTGCTGGATCCATGACATTCTGAACTGACATACATCTCTCGTAATGCAAATGCATTTTTAGAAATAATAGAAATTACAATATTTCCATAGTGGCTACTTTCCACATGCTTGTGATCGAGGATTAGTAATGGTGTTTTATGCCACAATATCACCATGAGTCAAGGGAAGGAGGCAGGCCTCGAGAATTATCTCAGTTGCTCTGCGGATTGGACACATACTCTAGAATTCATTCTGTATTGCACTGTAACCATTTGGCCAACTGAGCTGAGTTAACTGCACCCTATTATCTGAAGCTCAGATGTTTTGTTTTTGCTCGGTCTTTCAGAcacttttgaagaagagcagggagtAAAGGAATCTGAGAATGAATGGTGGCAGCAGAGTATGTCAATAAAAGTCTCaggtatggaatgccctgcctgcaacagtagtagactcgccccCAACTTTaaggcacttaaatggtcattggataaacatatggatgataacggaatagtgtaggttagaagggcttcagattggtttcataggtcggcGTAaccaagggccaaagggcctgtactgtgctgtaatgttctatgtatgttCAAGCTCATTTGGAGCAGCTAAAACCACCAGAACCCAAGGCTGAAAGAAGTGATATTAGTGCAAAGCAAAGAAGTGAGCATATTGTCAGTAGGTTTATAGAATCTCGGAattcctacaatgcagaaagaggccatttggctcatcaagtctgcactgtaCCTCCAAACTGCATCCCACCCACCCACTGcgaccccacatttaccatgaccagtccacctaacccCCACATCTTGGGAcggtgggagaaaaccagagcactgaGCAGAAAACCGAGACAGacgagaacatgcaaactctacaccatcacccaaggttggaattgaacctgagtacTGAcccagcagtactaaccactgtgccaccctgttgtTTCTCTTTAATTTAAGGTTGCATTAAGGAAAGGgaagaattttaactttttttaaaaaaagagaaacaattaTCTACTTAGCTTAAATTTAGGTCAAGAGTATTTTAACTCGATATGCAGAAGAGTTCAGTACTGTGTGTTCCACAGCCTCTAATTGGGAAGTCACTTCTTTATTTAAAAGAGTGCATCTGCAGGATATATGACCAGTTTGAGGGCCATTTCTCATTGTTTGAGCATTGGCTAGATGCACAGCATCCGCGAGGCTGAATATTACACGGATCTCTTTTTTTAGACCCCATAGCTCAAGGAAGTACAGTCAGAGAAAGAATTGGTGACCATTTATCAGATGAAGAGAAGCAGGCAGGTATTCAGGAAAGTTCCAGAGAGAGTCTCACTAAGAACAGATAATTCAGTGTTGGAATACAGTGACTGTGATTGTTCCTCTGGGGACTGCAGCCAGGAGCCAAGTTGTACAAGGGGAGGGGAAAATCAGGGAAGATGATAGTGAAGGGTTCAGACAAGTGTTTCTATGGCCACAGATTTTACTCCAGGATTGTGGGGGGCCAACGTTAAAGAACGCGCTGAACAGTTGCAGGCAAATCTGAGGCAGGAGATGGAACATTGAGAGATTGTGATTCACATACCTGGCAATGATATGGGTAGAAAGTGGAATGAGGTTGTGCATTAAAATGTTAGAATGTTCTGTAGCAGATTACTGCATTTGAGATCCCACTGTTTAATCTCTGAATTACTTCCACTGCCACGTGTTAATAAGTATAGGAACaagaggatagaacagatgaacgTGCGTCTGAAGAGTTACTGCAGGAGAGAGTACTTTAGATTCTTGAAGCACTGGGACTATTTCTGAGAAAGGAGGGACCTGGACAAGTCTGACATTTTGCACCTGAACAACAGAGGAACCAACATGCTTGCAGGGTGAGATGGGGGACATTGTACTGTTGGTGAGGTTTAAGTTAATTTTGTTGGAAGTATGGTTGGAGATGATGCACCGATAACTATAGAGGAAAAATTGAGTCAGTCTGGCAGGTAAAGTGCACATTTTCAACTTAAGACAAAAGGGAGCATGGCAAGCTTGaatgacatttatttcaatgcatggaGTCTTGCAGATAAGGCAAATGAATTGTGTGTGTTGATTAATATATGGGGAtgtctagatgtaggtttgctcgctgagctggaaggttcgtttctagatgtttcagcactctacaagGTAAcgttttcagtgggcctccaggtgaagcactgctgataattcctgctttctatttatatgtttgggttgatgatgtaatttcctgtggtgatgccatttcctgttctttttctcaggggggtggtagatggggtctaactcgatgtgtttgttaatagagatccggttggaatgccatgcttctaggaattcttgtgtgtgtctctgtgtggcttatcctatgatggatgtgttgtcccagtcgaagtgatgtccttccttatctgtatgtaaggatactagtgagagaaggtcatgttgttttgtggctagttaatattcatgtatcctctctcactagtatccttacatacagataagggaGGACaccacatccattctaggacaagccaaacagagacatgcacgagaattcctagaagcatggcattccaaccggaactctatcaataaaaacATCaagttaaacaccatctgccaaccccctgaggaaaaagaacaggaaatgacatcaccaacccaaacatagaaagcaggaattatcattAGAGCTTCGTCCAGAGGCCCAccgaagatgttatctagtagggtgacaaaatgtctggaaattaactttccagctcagcgagcaaacctacatccagaacctcaacttgagctacaaaccttctcaaaacgtGGGAATGTGTTATCGTTGAGGCATGACTGAGGGAGGGGCAGAACTCTATATTCTGGAGGAGCAGATGGTGTAACAATATTGAGCAAGGAGTCAATTATTGCAATAGGAATGAATGATGTTTTTGAAAGTTCCTCAAATGACCCAAAGAGGtagaacattttcaaaaaatctaAAAGGGAGTCACATTGCTGGGAGTGTTATATAGAGAACCAAATATTCACGGAGAGAAAAA
This region includes:
- the mlana gene encoding melanoma antigen recognized by T-cells 1, yielding MPKGDYIVPGSFGARRGGLYLKSEEIIGIVLLVIILVFLLIIGCWYYKKRNGYLILQNRHLSNAVMGSLMARYHDSEEGTPLENKASLNDFTNSNLIPNAPPPYEKNASGQLPPEYSL